The Henckelia pumila isolate YLH828 chromosome 2, ASM3356847v2, whole genome shotgun sequence genome includes a window with the following:
- the LOC140884459 gene encoding protein S40-4-like, whose amino-acid sequence MSAPKTCLPRATNYGFLPTDHSHAADSMIFELDESDIWNTATRSASPEYLKQSARVSRKPSVAGTRRVAGSPASLPVNVPDWSKILKDEYRENRSCRDSDDDYDGNDGGETEDWVPPHEFLARQLARTRIGSFSVHEGIGRTLKGRDLRRVRNAIWQKTGFQD is encoded by the coding sequence ATGTCGGCGCCGAAAACCTGCCTCCCGAGAGCCACTAACTACGGATTCCTCCCCACCGATCACTCCCACGCCGCCGATTCCATGATCTTCGAGCTCGACGAGTCCGACATCTGGAACACGGCGACTCGCTCGGCTTCTCCGGAGTACCTCAAGCAGAGCGCCAGAGTTTCCAGGAAGCCTTCGGTCGCCGGTACGAGGAGAGTAGCCGGATCGCCGGCGTCGCTGCCGGTGAACGTCCCGGATTGGTCGAAGATACTCAAGGACGAGTACAGAGAGAATCGAAGCTGCAGAGACAGCGATGATGATTACGACGGGAACGACGGCGGGGAGACGGAGGATTGGGTTCCGCCGCACGAGTTTTTGGCCAGGCAATTGGCGAGGACTAGGATCGGGTCGTTCTCGGTGCACGAAGGGATTGGGAGGACTCTGAAAGGGAGAGATCTCCGTAGGGTTCGGAATGCGATTTGGCAGAAAACAGGGTTccaggattaa